Genomic window (Nitrospirales bacterium LBB_01):
CTGACGGAATAGAGCCCACTTCACACGTTATCCCAGTTATAAATGTATTTAGAGAGGACACCGAACGCAACTCACTTGCCATTGAAGACGCTCTTTCAAATGCACCAGAAAGGCACGGTAATTTCTACAAAGTGCCTAAGATTATAGAATAGTGTTCCATCTTGACCTTTCAGGATGGAAAGGAACCAAATGTTTTTCTGTCATAACAAATAAGGAGATATATTTAAATGGTAGAAACTATAAGGTGGGAGCGGGATTGTGTTGAAATACTTGACCAGCGGGTGCTGCCGCAAGTTGTAACTTATATTAAATGTGACCACTACAAGCTGGTAGTGGAGTGTATAAAAAATCTGTCAATACGAGGGGCTCCGGCTATTGGTATAGCGGCATCTATGGCTGTTGCTCTGGCTGCAAGCTCAATTGAAGCTGATACAGCTGCCGAGTTAACCTCTAAGCTCGCTCCTGTCTTTAAAGACCTGCTGGACAGCCGCCCAACTGCGGTAAATATCCGTTGGGCTGTTGAGAGGGCAACGAAGCTGCTGACTGATAACCAATCACTGCCGGTTAAAGATGTAAAAGAGCTTCTGATTAAAGACAGCATATCTGTATTAAAAGAAGACATAGAGATTAATAAGGCCATTGGCAGATGGGGAGCGGAATTTATAAAAACTGGCAGCAGGATTCTTACCCACTGTAATGCTGGCTCTCTTGCCACTGGAGGTTATGGCACGGCAACCGCCCCTATGCGCACGGCTAAAGAGCAGGGTAAGCAAATATCCGTGATAGCCGATGAGACTAGACCAGTCCTTCAGGGCGCACGCCTCACCGCATGGGAACTGATGCAAGACAACATTGACGTAACTCTGATAACCGACAACACGGCAGGTGCCATTATGAAAAGGGGCGAGATTGATTTGTGTATCGTTGGCACCGATAGAACCGTAAGAAACGGCGATGTCGCTAATAAAATTGGCACATACTCGGTGGCAGTGCTTGCTAAGGAAAACAATATTCCGTTTTATGTGGCAGCACCGTTAAGCAGTATAGATTTTACGCTTGCCACAGGGGATAGTATTCCGATAGAGGAAAGAGCTGCAGATGAGGTGACAAACGTGTTTGGGAAGTGTAAAATAGCACCCGAGGGTGTAAAAGTCAGAAATATTGCTTTTGATGTAACACCTGCAAGGTATATAACCGCTATAATAACGGAAAAAGGTGCATTTAGACCGGAGGATTTACATCATCTTGCGGATGCCGGTTTTGATTGCGAAAAGATAAGGATAAAGAAACCTTAGGAGATGGAAAATTGCGATAAATTATTGAACGCTCATAGTGACACTATCAACCGTTGGAGCAATCTTGTAGATTGCTCCGCAGTATTTGGAAATAAGAAAAATGCCAGGCTACAATCCTAAACGTTATGGAGCAGTCTGAAAGACTGCTCCAACGCAGGTGTAATTTTTTTTCAGTCAGCAAATGATACAGTAAAAAGGACTGGATTCCCGCTCGTAGGCGGGAATGACAAAGGGGGCCACTTTACAGGGGAATCCAGGTCATTCCTTTCTTTCTTGTCATTCCTGCGAAGGCAGGAATCCAGTTTTTTCTTTGCGGAGCTAAGAGCATAAGCAATTAATTCAATCTCTTTTTTATCAAGAGTCTCTTACCCTTTTTACGGCTACTTGGTATTAGCATGAACCCTTATCTATATTAACAGGCATCAGGTGATAAGCTCTTCAGCTCTAAGAGCTATTTCGGTTGCCTGAAGCAGCTGCCATAGCTCAATAGGCCAACTAATAAAAGACGACTTTGTCGATATCGCCTTAGCAAGGGCAGTTAGTTCCTCCTTGTGTCCTTTTTCGGCTGTTTTTGTTTTTAACAGTGCAGAGGGAGTTCCAAACATCTGAGTGGTTCTATAATCGTCAAGCACTATCGTCTTGCCGTCAAAGAACACCTCCATTCGTTCTTTGGGATAGTCTTTGCTGCCCATAGATGTATATGTAAGCGTGCAGAGGGAACCGTCTTCAAAAGTAATGACAGCTGTAAAATTATCGTTTCTCATATAGTATCCGGTAAGCGGTATGACAGAGGCCGCCTCTACGGTTTTTACGCGTGAGTTGGTAAGAAACGTGAAGATATCGTAAATGTGACAAGCCTCACCGAGGTTTCGCCCTCCACCCTCACGAGTTTGTATCCAATTGTCAGGCGCTATGAAGCCGCCATTTATGCGGTAGGTTATTATTAAGGGACTTGTCCGCTTCTCTGTCAGTTTTTTAACTTTCTGAATATGAGGAGAAAACCGCCTGTTAAAGCCAACCATAAGCAAAGGCTTATCCGATGTCTGTGAACCTGTCTGATAGAAATCAGTGATAAGCGAAAGCTCCTCTTTAGATATAGCAAGGGGTTTTTCCACAAAAACGTTCTTTCCGGCATAAAGCGCATCATACGCCATTTTTGCATGAAGATTGTGCGTTGTTGAAATTAAAACAGTGTCTATGGTCTCATCTTTTAAAAGTTCCCTGTAATCGGTCGTTGAGTAATCTGCTCCAAATTGTTTTGCCGAGTTTTTAGCAATATGACCGGTTCTGTTCATAATTGCCCTTAAGTGATAAAGGTTTTTTAACTCCCTCAGATTTGGCAAATGGACGGCTCGGGCAAAACTGCCGCACCCTGCCAGAGCTATATGTATCTTGTCTCCTTTTACCGGTTTTGCAGCATGAGCAAACACCACACGGCTTACCGACTCAGTATCTGTCTGAGAGTATGATAAAAGAATAATAAGCGGTTTACTTTCCGAATTTTTTAATCCCTCATACGCCTGCTTTACGCTCTCAATTGGAAATGTTGCGCTTATAAGCGTATCCAGCTT
Coding sequences:
- the gatC gene encoding Asp-tRNA(Asn)/Glu-tRNA(Gln) amidotransferase subunit GatC; the protein is MSVTTEDVKHIAALSRLRIDEGDLGTFGKQLSDILLYVEKLNELNTDGIEPTSHVIPVINVFREDTERNSLAIEDALSNAPERHGNFYKVPKIIE
- the mtnA gene encoding S-methyl-5-thioribose-1-phosphate isomerase, whose product is MVETIRWERDCVEILDQRVLPQVVTYIKCDHYKLVVECIKNLSIRGAPAIGIAASMAVALAASSIEADTAAELTSKLAPVFKDLLDSRPTAVNIRWAVERATKLLTDNQSLPVKDVKELLIKDSISVLKEDIEINKAIGRWGAEFIKTGSRILTHCNAGSLATGGYGTATAPMRTAKEQGKQISVIADETRPVLQGARLTAWELMQDNIDVTLITDNTAGAIMKRGEIDLCIVGTDRTVRNGDVANKIGTYSVAVLAKENNIPFYVAAPLSSIDFTLATGDSIPIEERAADEVTNVFGKCKIAPEGVKVRNIAFDVTPARYITAIITEKGAFRPEDLHHLADAGFDCEKIRIKKP
- a CDS encoding Gfo/Idh/MocA family oxidoreductase; amino-acid sequence: MKQILIRGGEVFVEDVPAPVAAPGFVVVRTVFSAISSGTELTGIKHGATPLWERALREPEKIKQAVGMAAQRGIKSTYSLITDKLNAGNPVGYSLSGTIIETGEGVVEFSVGDKVACGGNKYAYHSEVVIVPQNLVVKIPDTVNMSAASTATIGAIALQGVRRAAPTIGEVFCVIGLGILGQLTAQILRANGCVVIGTDVDPKRTALAMTLGMEYCLEPQEDNGVDAVKRLAHGHGVDGVIITASSASDSIISTAFKMCRKKGRVVLVGDVGLNLNRGDFYEKELDFFISTSYGPGRYDGVYEEKGLDYPIGYVRWTENRNMSEFLRLAANGLIKLDTLISATFPIESVKQAYEGLKNSESKPLIILLSYSQTDTESVSRVVFAHAAKPVKGDKIHIALAGCGSFARAVHLPNLRELKNLYHLRAIMNRTGHIAKNSAKQFGADYSTTDYRELLKDETIDTVLISTTHNLHAKMAYDALYAGKNVFVEKPLAISKEELSLITDFYQTGSQTSDKPLLMVGFNRRFSPHIQKVKKLTEKRTSPLIITYRINGGFIAPDNWIQTREGGGRNLGEACHIYDIFTFLTNSRVKTVEAASVIPLTGYYMRNDNFTAVITFEDGSLCTLTYTSMGSKDYPKERMEVFFDGKTIVLDDYRTTQMFGTPSALLKTKTAEKGHKEELTALAKAISTKSSFISWPIELWQLLQATEIALRAEELIT